The Gouania willdenowi chromosome 14, fGouWil2.1, whole genome shotgun sequence nucleotide sequence AACTTGCACTAATAATACTGTTCTGTTCTCTGATTGGACAGCTGAAACAGGGAAGTAATTcactcaaagtgttttttttactggggAAAAAATCCCAGCTTAAGGATAATCAGCATTTAATGCAGTGATTCTCTACTGGTGGGTCGGGAGCAAAAAGTGGGTCGACAatgtgaaaaatgtgaaaaacatcctgtacttttattttaaagggaatgtttttgtgcatctaataactaatatttaatctaatatcTAACAACAGATATGTgcgttttttttctctgaacaGACATTTTTTGTAAAGTTGTATTGGGTTTCTGGATAATTATTTTCACCTAGAAATTATGATTTTGCAGCTTCTTTTGTGATTAACAGCTGTATTACGAATAATGTTTTATATCTAACTGCATCCTATTTCCATGCAactgttgtattttttcaaactaGTTGGCTTGTCATGGCTTGTCATGGCATGTCATGCAACAGCAGCgaaaccttttttgttttctatacGTGTGTATAATATAATTTATCAAGATTAAGATATGAAGATAAATCAATATATTAATTTAAGTCTTTTTGCCAAAGATGTTTATCCATTGTTGTCTCCCCACCTCACAGTAGCTGTGAGAAAGAAAAAGTAATTTCAGTAagaatgttatttaatgtaaaCAATACCAGCCCCATAGTTATTCTCACATCACGAGTATGtaagtacaaaataaaataaacctttcCTTTTTCACTCTGGTCATGTACTGGTAGGTGAATGTAAGCTACATCTGCAGCCACAGCTTCCCTAAAGCAGTTGGACTTCCACATTCATTCATATACACATTAGTATAGTACTTTATTGTGGATGGTGCTGCTGGAGTTCAGCTGTAACACACATGATCATACGTGATAAACAAATCTGTGCATGTGCCATTTTAAAATCTCCTCAAACATTCTCAGCATCTCCATGCTGAAGCTTTGCTTAGCTTTAATgcctttaaacttttttatgcctttaaTGTCATAACATCTGCTGAAGTCTGTTTGGTCCCTTTTACTTTGTTCAATCCAACATGTTGATGCTGTGCAGTCACATTTCCTCATAAACCTGGATTCTGTTGCCTGTAAAAAGATAAACGCGATACACGACCTGCTTGACCTCCTCTGAGGATTACTGTAAGATGATTTCTCATCCTCAACCATTCAAAACTGTGCCGTCTCCCCTTTCCACAGCAACTGCCCCTGCTCTTTGGCTGCCGCTCTGGCAAGAGCAACTGCAGACAGCGTCCTGCTGGCTGACCTCGCTATCCACCACCTCATCAAGGCTGTGGAAGATGGAGCTGACCCGTTACCACGTGAGTCCCACAGGGAGCGAGCAGCACTCAAATTAGGTCTCTCTCTCACGTCatcacacaaccacacacacaaacacagacctCAAACCACCAGGGCTTTGCCCCACTTCTCTCCAGTAAAGCTGCAGTAGGTGGTGTTTGACCACTAGAGGGCACAAAGTAGGAAAGTAGACTTGAGCTGTAAGACGAGATAGTCCAACAGACGTGCAACACTTTGTATCAGGGCGATGCATCTACATTACCTGTTGGGCCTGATTTGTTCTCACCAAGTGTAATCTATAAGAGTGAAAGCAAACAGATGAGGTTTGTTTTCATGTTCTTCTTTGATCAGGGCTAAAACATGGCACATCTGCCCTCCTTTACAACGTTTTTTTGTTAGCTTCACTCAAGCACGAAACGTGTTGAATAAAGCATGATGTTCTGCAGAAGAGTCTTCCATCGTGTTTTGATTCTGATGATCATTCACTGAGGCTGAAACTGTTCTGCAACACGCAGCGTGTTGTGTAACATTCTATTGCGTCCAGTTTGAAGTTGCTTCATTGCACTCtgcttttgattatttatttttttctgcataGGTGTAGTGAGAAGTTCTTGATGTCGAGTCCAATTTAGTGCGAGGGGAGGAGGTGTTTGAATTGCTCAGactttttaaaaccaaacagaaataGGTCAGGAATAAGACAGGGCAGAACATAATGAAACTCATGGTAGGCCATGGTAACCTACACTCAGACCAGTTAACTCTCTTATAAACCAATCTAATAATATCAGACAAAAAGATCACTTTTTGCAgttctttataaaaaaaaaaattcaacttttCATCGATGCAGTTTCAGAAATTCTCAATAATAATTCTTATTTATTAGACAATGTCTTCTAGTttatgtattcttttttttgaaaaacttttttaaaaaggtatCTTTGATTGTCCCATTAAATTTCACTGTAGCACCTAAAATAAATTgtcaaaactgtaaaaaaatgtatttgtttttttttaccacatatGGCTGACTTTGGTTCTAGACCCCAATAAATGCTTGTGTCCttgttattataaataaaacagttataTTTAATGGCTGCAGAATAACAATCAAATATTAGCACATTACACGATGGATGACACATAAATTTAAATTGAACACATTAACCCGAAGTTGTCCAGGGAGCactttttctatgtttttgttcttaAGTGGGCCAGAATCAAAATAAATTCACATGTGGATTAgactgattgtgtgtgtttgtgtgtgatagAGATGGAGGCTGTGAAGATGGCCCGCTGCGTCTTTAACAGATTATATGACACATGCTGCCTCTGGCTGAAGGAGCTGCCATTCCGCCGCCGCCCGCAACCGTACTATGAAACCTCAATTCATGCCATTAAGAACATGCGCCGCAAGATGGAGGACAAACACATCATCATCCCCGACTTCAACACACTCTTCAACATCCAGGTACAAGCACCAGGAAATCCACAGACTTGATGAACATTTGAAACCCAAATATCACTGGAActgattttcatgtgttttattcTTCCAGGATCAGGAAGAACAGGCCTTCTTTGCGGTGTTTGATGGTCACGGCGGTGTAGATGCAGCCATTTATGCAGCCAACCACCTTCACGTTTACCTAGTACGGCAGGAATCCTTCAGTCAGGACCCGAGCGAGGCACTCTGCAGAGCGTTCAAACTCACAGATGAACGCTTTGTGAAGAAAGCCTCTCGAGAGGTAAACATGAAgaaccaattttattttttggcagcTTTAAAGAAACATTATGGCCAGAAAAATCATTGGTGTTTTATACTGGACAATCTCAACAACATGGGGTTGAGACACAACCCATCCACCATCTATAATCCCATCATCTCTTCACTCTCCAGATGCCGTAAACTACCTGAGTCCACCAATAGGGACCCTTTAGTATACTAATGAGCCACACAATAGGTTAAACCTACTAATCAACACCACAGTATCAATCACAGACTCCCAACTAGTCAGTTTCAGTTCTGTAGAAACCACTTGGATGAAACATGAAACACCTTTAAGCAAAACTTTGTCCAGTTAATTCCACTATGATACCAGAAACTTATAATGAGTTGCATTGACAGCACCTCACATACATCTAATGTTGCATTCAATGTCCAGCTAAATTTTCATGTAAATTTGCAGAAAATATCTTCAGTTTTCTTAATAGAGGCCACATTTAAGCTGGCATTAATTATGGGAGAAAACATTGTACCTGTAGATGACTAAAGCATTGAAAGACCAAGGTAGAGGTTTTTGAAGTAGGTGACATGGGGTGGACTTATAATTTTGTTTCCAATCGAGAATCAGAATCTTAGGTAAATGCAATCTGGTCGTCTTACTTACCTAAGGGTTATCTGGCCATCAGCTTCTGAACCTTTCTGGTGTGAATGAAGTAattgaaataaatcaaacttTGAGGTTTTCTTATTTGAGGTTTTGTCTTCGCTTCTCATTGACAATTGACCTTTCtcaaaagccccgccccccaTATTTACTTTTGCTATTTCCGTCATGGTCCTGAGCTGGTCTTGTCTGGAATGGCTGGGAAAAGTCTACCAGTGCATGTTAATGACTATTTTTGAAGCAATACCTGCACGATATCTTCCAGATCCAGGCAAAAGGGGTTACAAAATGCTGTGGAGGgatatattcaacatattaaagctgatatctgaaggatgaaaagagagagagaaaattgaAAAGCGAATGTCTTGATGTCCCTCCCTAAacaactccacttcctccccctgcctctgccaagctaccagaagccacgcctctactttagTGCATGCGCATCACAGAACATaacaatgtttaacacacatgtcgtaatattgtttttcactaataaaacGCATATGGTAGTTTGatcaaaacatgtttattacctgtctgtccatgagaaatgtcgccaaatcctgatccgttcggaatccttttaaaagtaaattaagtaaataaattctgttgcggtcacgaaagtgtttatccacaagctttgtacccagactttatttggttttttaGTAGAAGTTTTGTATGTTAGCATtcgtggaatgggtaactttggagtttctgagcgctcctccatgacacTCTGCTGATGGATACCTGTTTGAGACGCGctgccttgtttctgtgcacagtttacGCAGCACAcccattcactttgattgacttTGGGGCGCACTCGCCgatcattttcatttatataagggtctataggacgaaggagggacttatatacattaatgtatatgaatgaccaccggcagtagaccatagtaaaatactagttaggtattttattcacatttcaaaagaatcagacatgaacatagatttctcagaaactccggatatcagctttaatgctATCGAAGTGAAAACATACCAAACCAGTCATGCTCCTGCACTGCTGGGTAAGTTttcttatattatattgtttgtatcCTCCTTTAGCTATAAGATCGTTACCACAGCTAATGGGgatcttaataaactaaatgttACATTAGCTAGCTCGCTGAAGCTACAGGTGACCCATGCAGGGCTAATAAGATAGCAGCTATTAATACTGCTAAGTGGTAACAAAGCCTGCTAATATAGATTGGGAGATTTATAGGCTTCAGGAGGATTTTGACTGAAATATTGATAGtaataaagtaatataataGTTGCTAATAACTGTATACCCCAGTCGTTGCCGTCGTCATCCCCCCCCTTTAACTCGGTACATGAACGTATAGTTATGTCAAGGCACTGTAATATCTTTCAACACcttaatcaaaatcaaatcaagctttattgtcattttgctgaacATACACATTAGTGCAGACAGTATGAGATAAtgttaaaaacatacacatccCCCATACTATACATACATGTATACTGACACGCGCACATCCCCGAGTAGTTTTTATAGATTTATACTTCATTGCAGACATGGCTCcagttgtgttttttggctttGATAATGGAAAGAGCATGACTCCCCCAGCCAAACTCTTGGGGTACCTGGTATCTGCCATGAGCACACCGCTTCACCATTGTGCCTGCTCTGAGCATGTCGGGCCTTGCTTACATCGCAACGGTTGCTCGGACGTATGGTtggacaatgactgtttttgGGCGGGGTTTTGCAAAAGGTTAATTGGAGAAACAGTCTTGAGTGTAAAGCTTACATGTAGTGCACAGAACTGTATAATACAACACTGTTAAAAGTGTGTTGTTTCCCAGAACCTGCGCTGCGGCACGACGGGCGTGGTTTGTTTCCTGCGTGGTCGAACGTTATACGTGGCCTGGCTGGGAGACTCACAGGTCATCTTGGTCCGGAAAGGGCAGGTGGTGGAGCTGATGAAACCACATAAACCAGACCGGgaggtgagacacacacacacacacacactttttctctccttttatttattaatctctTCTATGGTTTTATTGTACTGTATTAAGCATCAGTATGCAATAACTATCAGACCAATTTATCCAACATGGAacatttcttttattctttttatttattggtcCAATAAGAGAATTTAAACCAATAGGTCAAACGGATAACATAGTCCTGCCCCTACATCCTTTGACCCTGCTTGCCAGCAAGCCAGCTATGTGCTATGCTAACCAAACCATGTGGCAGTGGTTGCTTGTATGTAGTTAATTTGCCAACACCACTTTCCATTTGCAATGCGTGGAGTAGCCTCTGCTCGTTTGTCGTGAAACATCCGGAAAAATTGTGaaggagatgtttctcagttATAGAAGCACCATTTATGTCATTTATTAACTATACAGTGAACGAAGCATGTTAATGGCTTATTTTAGTATTTAGTGATTAAACTTTGCCAGGGGCAGAGGTTACTgtgtttgaatttaaaaatgtctttgttCAGCTTTTAGAATGAAAAATTTGTACCCATTTGAATTAAAGTGCTCTACAAATAAGGTTTTAATTCTGCAGGATGAAAAGCAGAGGATCGAGGCTCTTGGAGGTTGTGTGATTTGGTTCGGCACATGGAGGGTCAACGGCAGTCTGTCGGTATCCAGAGCAATAGGTTTGTCAGAAGGAAAATTATTTTAGCAGACTTTGAAGGTATCTCCCCCTCTATAACTGCTGACCAATAGCTTGATAAGTGTTAgatattcatccatctattcataaATACCCAATCATCCTGTTCCGAGGGTGGAAGATGATTTCCAAAGCTGGCTCAGGATGTGAGGCAGCGAGAAAATGGACTGTTTGCTTCTGACGTATTCCCGCATGTTTTATAACATTCAAAGCACAGCTCAGCATGGTTCATCACTTGGACACTTGTTCATTCACATTTCCAGAACTAGATTATATTTTTGCGCACAAGTCTGAAAAGAGATCATAAAGATCATAAATTTGGTTGATGTTAATGTCTTACAGCTGTAACAAGATCAGCAGTAGTATAACTTGTGTAATAACATAGACTATCTTACAGATTTTGTGACTTGTGTTTGCAGGAGACTCGGAGCATAAACCTTACATCTGTGGAGATGCGGACCATAATGTCTTTCCATTGGACGGCTCCGAGGACTACCTGATCTTGGCCTGTGATGGTTTCTGGGATACCGTGAGTCCAGATGAGGCGGTGCGTGTGGTCAGTGACCACCTCCAGGAGAACGCCGGGGACACCACCATGGTCGCCNNNNNNNNNNNNNNNNNNNNNNNNNNNNNNNNNNNNNNNNNNNNNNNNNNNNNNNNNNNNNNNNNNNNNNNNNNNNNNNNNNNNNNNNNNNNNNNNNNNNNNNNNNNNNNNNNNNNNNNNNNNNNNNNNNNNNNNNNNNNNNNNNNNNNNNNNNNNNNNNNNNNNNNNNNNNNNNNNNNNNNNNNNNNNNNNNNNNNNNNNNNNNNNNNNNNNNNNNNNNNNNNNNNNNNNNNNNNNNNNNNNNNNNNNNNNNNNNNNNNNNNNNNNNNNNNNNNNNNNNNNNNNNNNNNNNNNNNNNNNNNN carries:
- the ppm1e gene encoding protein phosphatase 1E, whose protein sequence is MMAGSATEEKTFRRFLELFLREMKAPLQDNDPPPLRPLTDLVSEDEVEGESLDLCLQHLYKYNCPCSLAAALARATADSVLLADLAIHHLIKAVEDGADPLPQMEAVKMARCVFNRLYDTCCLWLKELPFRRRPQPYYETSIHAIKNMRRKMEDKHIIIPDFNTLFNIQDQEEQAFFAVFDGHGGVDAAIYAANHLHVYLVRQESFSQDPSEALCRAFKLTDERFVKKASRENLRCGTTGVVCFLRGRTLYVAWLGDSQVILVRKGQVVELMKPHKPDREDEKQRIEALGGCVIWFGTWRVNGSLSVSRAIGDSEHKPYICGDADHNVFPLDGSEDYLILACDGFWDTVSPDEAVRVVSDHLQENAGDTTMHWRKDGGATPSGKATHISAPPPFRPRLQTVLHVNSFPD